A single region of the Streptomyces sp. NBC_01803 genome encodes:
- a CDS encoding helix-turn-helix domain-containing protein produces MAETLKKGSRVTGPAREQLAADLKRKYESGASIRALAEETGRSYGFVHRMLSEADVTLRGRGGATRGKKPAPTP; encoded by the coding sequence GTGGCCGAGACTCTGAAGAAGGGCAGCCGGGTGACCGGCCCCGCGCGCGAGCAGCTCGCCGCGGACCTGAAGCGTAAGTACGAATCGGGCGCGAGTATCCGGGCGCTCGCCGAGGAAACCGGCCGGTCGTACGGCTTCGTGCACCGCATGCTCAGCGAGGCCGATGTGACCCTGCGCGGCCGGGGCGGCGCCACACGCGGCAAGAAGCCGGCTCCGACCCCCTGA
- a CDS encoding enoyl-CoA hydratase/isomerase family protein, with amino-acid sequence MSLLDRDGVRVTVQKAVATVTLANPDKRNAQTPALWRALAETGRLLPGDVRVVVLRAEGVSFSAGLDRRAFTPEGIDGELNFIELARANDEDLDAAIATYQEAFTWWRRNDLVTVAAVQGHAVGAGFQLALACDLRVCAEDAQFAMRETALGLVPDLTGTQPLVSLVGYARALEICATGRFVHAAEAERVGLANIVVPTAELDAATDDLVAALVAAPRNALIETKALLRAAPDRTYDAQRAAERAAQARRLRDLAGFSE; translated from the coding sequence ATGAGCCTGCTCGACAGGGACGGCGTGCGCGTCACCGTCCAGAAGGCCGTGGCGACCGTCACGCTCGCCAATCCCGACAAGCGCAACGCCCAGACCCCGGCGTTGTGGCGGGCCCTGGCCGAGACCGGTCGGCTGCTGCCCGGCGACGTCCGCGTCGTCGTGCTCCGCGCCGAGGGCGTCTCCTTCTCGGCCGGGCTGGACCGCCGCGCGTTCACGCCGGAAGGCATCGACGGCGAGCTCAACTTCATCGAGCTGGCCCGCGCCAACGACGAGGACCTCGACGCCGCCATCGCCACGTACCAGGAGGCGTTCACCTGGTGGCGCCGGAACGACCTGGTGACCGTCGCGGCGGTCCAGGGCCACGCGGTCGGCGCCGGCTTCCAGCTCGCCCTCGCCTGCGACCTGCGGGTCTGCGCCGAGGACGCCCAGTTCGCGATGCGCGAGACCGCGCTCGGCCTGGTCCCCGACCTGACCGGTACCCAGCCCCTCGTCTCCCTGGTGGGCTACGCCCGCGCTCTGGAGATCTGCGCCACCGGCCGCTTCGTGCACGCGGCCGAGGCCGAACGTGTCGGCCTGGCCAACATCGTGGTCCCCACCGCCGAACTCGACGCCGCGACGGACGACTTGGTCGCTGCCCTCGTCGCCGCCCCCCGGAACGCCCTGATCGAGACGAAGGCCCTCCTCCGCGCCGCTCCCGACCGCACCTACGACGCCCAACGAGCGGCGGAACGAGCCGCCCAGGCCCGCCGCCTCCGCGACCTGGCCGGCTTCTCCGAATAG
- a CDS encoding nucleopolyhedrovirus P10 family protein produces MGSDPLLREVRRQLSLGRLLPLGTPGDGAWVAESAAAAVLARAVAAAPGVRGEGLRIGPAGEAFAAPDAAGAVVPPPSGLPPGPLRIEASVAVRADRPLTDSADEVRAVLTAAAGERLGLDVAAIDVEVTALLPDPTPGAADPPAPPALPPGTAPDSEPGASVAAAVLAVPGVLSLSGALGGPSRAVEVTDDVIRVQLTIAPDHRALDVARAVSAAIARATSPEPTRVSVLIAEIHAPE; encoded by the coding sequence ATGGGTTCGGACCCGCTGTTGCGGGAGGTGCGGCGGCAGTTGAGCCTCGGCAGGCTGCTGCCGCTCGGGACGCCGGGGGACGGCGCGTGGGTGGCGGAGAGCGCGGCGGCGGCGGTGCTGGCGCGGGCGGTGGCGGCGGCTCCCGGGGTGCGGGGGGAGGGTCTGCGGATCGGGCCGGCGGGTGAGGCGTTCGCCGCCCCCGACGCGGCGGGGGCCGTCGTGCCGCCGCCGAGCGGGCTGCCGCCAGGGCCGCTGCGGATCGAGGCGAGCGTCGCCGTGCGCGCGGACCGGCCGCTGACCGACTCGGCCGACGAGGTGCGCGCGGTGCTGACGGCGGCGGCCGGGGAACGGCTGGGGCTGGACGTCGCGGCCATCGACGTGGAGGTGACGGCGCTGCTGCCGGACCCGACGCCTGGGGCGGCCGACCCGCCCGCGCCTCCGGCGCTTCCGCCCGGCACCGCACCCGACTCGGAACCGGGCGCGTCGGTGGCGGCGGCGGTGCTCGCCGTCCCCGGCGTGCTGTCGCTGTCCGGCGCCCTCGGCGGCCCGTCCCGGGCGGTGGAGGTGACGGACGACGTGATCCGCGTCCAGCTCACGATCGCCCCGGACCACCGAGCCCTGGACGTGGCCCGCGCCGTCTCGGCGGCGATCGCGCGGGCGACATCCCCGGAGCCGACGCGGGTATCGGTCCTGATCGCGGAGATCCACGCCCCGGAATAG
- a CDS encoding Asp23/Gls24 family envelope stress response protein, with amino-acid sequence MTDTSTEGTSTTTIDGPGKPQVARRGSGDPATRGRTTIADGVVAKIAGMAARDVVGVHAMGSGLARTFGAVRDRVPGASKSATRGVKAEVGEVQTALDLEIVVEYGVSIADVSRTVRENVISAVERMTGLEVVEVNINVGDVNLPEGEEDDDERPPLQ; translated from the coding sequence GTGACCGACACCAGTACGGAGGGGACCAGCACCACCACCATCGACGGTCCCGGTAAGCCGCAGGTGGCGCGTCGGGGCAGCGGGGATCCGGCCACCCGGGGCCGGACCACCATCGCGGACGGCGTGGTCGCCAAGATCGCCGGTATGGCGGCGCGCGACGTCGTCGGCGTGCACGCCATGGGCAGCGGGCTGGCCCGCACGTTCGGCGCGGTGCGCGACCGGGTGCCCGGCGCGAGCAAGTCCGCGACGCGCGGCGTCAAGGCCGAGGTAGGCGAGGTGCAGACGGCTCTCGATCTCGAAATCGTTGTGGAATACGGCGTTTCCATCGCCGATGTATCCCGTACCGTACGGGAGAACGTCATCTCGGCCGTGGAGCGCATGACCGGTCTGGAAGTCGTCGAGGTCAACATCAATGTGGGCGACGTGAATCTGCCCGAAGGTGAAGAGGACGACGACGAGCGGCCCCCGCTGCAGTAG
- a CDS encoding DUF6286 domain-containing protein yields the protein MSEPGGEPGEGTGSPTLEKRQDADPGAGAGGGGGDADAGGMAQSTSAARFEPDRANDGPAGRFWSVRRVPATLVAVVLLGASGVLLYDIANVRAERRAAEWRRSLADELATRQFDDPWVVSGAAAAMLIGSWLMAIAVTPGLRALLPMRRDSDEMRAGIERSAAAVVLRDRAMEVAGVQTVRVTVGRRRIRVLTEAHFRELDAVRSDLDAVLEQGIRELGLARQPALTVHVRRPPKH from the coding sequence GTGAGCGAGCCCGGCGGCGAGCCCGGGGAGGGCACGGGCTCGCCCACCCTGGAGAAGCGCCAGGACGCGGACCCGGGCGCGGGTGCCGGGGGCGGGGGCGGGGACGCCGACGCGGGGGGCATGGCCCAGTCCACCTCCGCCGCGCGTTTCGAGCCGGACCGCGCGAACGACGGACCCGCCGGCCGTTTCTGGTCCGTGCGCCGGGTGCCCGCCACCCTCGTCGCCGTCGTGCTGCTCGGGGCGTCCGGCGTGCTGCTGTACGACATCGCGAACGTGCGGGCCGAGCGCCGGGCCGCCGAGTGGCGCCGCTCCCTCGCCGACGAGCTCGCCACCCGCCAGTTCGACGACCCGTGGGTCGTCTCCGGCGCCGCCGCGGCCATGCTGATCGGGAGCTGGCTCATGGCGATCGCGGTCACGCCGGGGCTGCGCGCCCTGCTGCCGATGCGGCGGGACAGCGACGAGATGCGCGCCGGGATCGAACGGTCCGCCGCCGCCGTGGTGCTGCGCGACCGGGCGATGGAGGTCGCGGGTGTCCAGACGGTCCGCGTCACGGTCGGCCGCCGCCGGATCCGGGTCCTGACCGAGGCGCACTTCAGGGAGCTCGACGCCGTCCGGTCCGACCTCGACGCCGTGCTCGAACAGGGCATAAGGGAGCTCGGCCTGGCCAGGCAGCCCGCGCTGACCGTGCACGTCCGCCGCCCCCCGAAGCACTGA
- the amaP gene encoding alkaline shock response membrane anchor protein AmaP, with protein sequence MLRIVNRVLIGLTGLLLFGTGLAAVVAAADLPHRLGVGMPSGWSWRAPEDVLLTHTDRTQWRGESWWWPVVIGGLALLVLLSLWWALAQLRRRRLTEILVDSGDGVGALLRGRAMEDVVAAESEALPGIDRARVTLIGRRGQPRIRIGLLLAPQASPDEVVHRLRTEAVDHARTSAGLSALPTEARLRPAKHSPERVS encoded by the coding sequence ATGCTGCGGATCGTGAACCGGGTCCTGATCGGCCTGACGGGCCTGCTCCTCTTCGGCACCGGCCTGGCCGCCGTCGTCGCCGCGGCCGACCTGCCCCACCGCCTGGGCGTCGGCATGCCGTCGGGCTGGTCCTGGCGCGCCCCCGAGGACGTGCTGCTGACCCACACCGACCGCACGCAGTGGCGCGGCGAGAGCTGGTGGTGGCCGGTGGTCATCGGCGGCCTCGCGCTGCTGGTGCTGCTCTCCCTCTGGTGGGCGCTGGCCCAGCTGCGCAGGCGCCGCCTCACCGAGATCCTGGTCGACAGCGGTGACGGCGTGGGTGCCCTGCTGCGCGGACGGGCCATGGAGGACGTGGTGGCCGCCGAGTCCGAGGCCCTGCCGGGCATCGACCGCGCCCGCGTCACCCTGATCGGCCGCCGCGGTCAGCCCCGCATAAGGATCGGCCTTCTGCTGGCTCCCCAGGCCAGCCCCGACGAGGTGGTCCACCGCCTGCGCACGGAAGCCGTCGACCACGCCCGCACCTCGGCCGGCCTTTCCGCTCTCCCCACGGAGGCCCGTCTCCGCCCGGCGAAGCACTCACCCGAGCGCGTGAGCTGA
- a CDS encoding SURF1 family cytochrome oxidase biogenesis protein has product MYRFLLSRQWVLLTLVALAMIPCLIWLGFWQLHRHEQRVERNDLIGDSLAADPVPMSELTAPGGAPDPDDRYRPVTATGVYDTDDQVVVRNRTGSNGAVGYYVLTPLVEADGTGVLVNRGFVPAGSDYTRVPDVAEPPTGEVTVTGRLMADESTGTTGIRDRDGLPDGMIMMINSQERGEAAGLPMLGGYLELTETSPAPRDAEEQPEPLPEPDHTGIGSHFAYAIQWWMFAGGVPVGWFLLLRREVQDLKAARGKKAASTPTEPVEVASV; this is encoded by the coding sequence GTGTACCGGTTTCTGCTGTCCCGGCAGTGGGTGCTCCTCACCCTCGTCGCCCTGGCCATGATCCCGTGCCTCATCTGGCTCGGGTTCTGGCAGCTCCACCGCCACGAGCAGCGGGTGGAACGGAACGATCTGATCGGCGACAGCCTGGCCGCCGATCCGGTGCCGATGAGCGAGCTGACAGCGCCGGGCGGCGCGCCCGACCCCGACGACCGGTACCGGCCGGTGACGGCGACCGGCGTCTACGACACGGACGACCAGGTGGTCGTCCGGAACCGCACGGGCTCGAACGGCGCGGTGGGGTACTACGTGCTCACGCCGCTGGTCGAGGCGGACGGCACGGGCGTGCTGGTGAACCGCGGCTTCGTGCCCGCCGGGAGCGACTACACGCGGGTGCCGGACGTGGCGGAGCCGCCGACCGGCGAGGTGACGGTCACCGGGCGGCTGATGGCCGACGAGAGCACCGGCACCACGGGGATCAGGGACCGTGACGGGCTGCCGGACGGCATGATCATGATGATCAACAGCCAGGAGCGGGGCGAGGCCGCGGGACTGCCGATGCTCGGCGGGTACCTGGAGCTGACCGAGACGTCCCCGGCCCCGAGGGACGCGGAGGAGCAGCCGGAGCCGCTGCCCGAGCCGGACCACACGGGCATCGGGTCGCACTTCGCCTACGCGATCCAGTGGTGGATGTTCGCGGGTGGCGTCCCGGTGGGCTGGTTCCTGCTGCTGCGCCGCGAAGTCCAGGACCTGAAGGCGGCCCGCGGCAAGAAAGCCGCGTCCACCCCCACCGAGCCGGTCGAGGTGGCGTCGGTCTGA
- a CDS encoding DEDDh family exonuclease — translation MLEDHQAAVAHVPAQQSDDRPPRPPEPWPPEYPGGYAVVDVETTGLAREDRIVSAAVYRLTATGEVEDHWYTTVNPRRDPGPTWIHGLTAAMLADAPLFPEIAAEFGERLAGRVLVAHNAVFDWSMIAREFARASLTAPVEQRLCTIALSKALALPLPNFKLETLAAHFGVTQRRAHHALDDARVLAEAFRPSLHRAAARELRLPLLVCRPITEWTESPVAGEGAGPGRTAWRPGWRPARRRPPCPHPNPGRYQPGGRLTQGMRVAFSGDTSVERELLEDQAVDAGLHVATSVSRLTSLLVSNDPEAATAKVARARAYGTPILDEAAFTQLLRDVAPAAPGTGR, via the coding sequence ATGCTCGAAGACCATCAGGCGGCCGTGGCCCACGTCCCAGCGCAGCAGTCCGACGACCGGCCGCCCCGGCCCCCGGAGCCGTGGCCCCCGGAGTATCCGGGCGGATACGCGGTGGTGGACGTCGAGACGACGGGGCTGGCCCGCGAGGACCGGATCGTGTCCGCCGCGGTCTACCGGCTGACGGCCACCGGAGAGGTCGAGGACCACTGGTACACGACGGTGAACCCGCGCCGCGATCCCGGGCCGACCTGGATCCACGGCCTGACCGCCGCGATGCTGGCGGACGCGCCGCTCTTCCCGGAGATCGCCGCGGAGTTCGGGGAGCGGCTGGCGGGCCGGGTGCTCGTCGCGCACAACGCGGTGTTCGACTGGTCGATGATCGCGAGGGAGTTCGCCCGGGCGTCGCTGACCGCGCCCGTGGAGCAGCGGCTGTGCACCATCGCCCTGTCGAAGGCGCTGGCGCTGCCGCTGCCGAACTTCAAGCTGGAGACGCTGGCCGCGCACTTCGGGGTCACCCAGCGCCGCGCGCACCACGCGCTGGACGACGCGCGGGTGCTGGCGGAGGCGTTCCGGCCGAGTCTGCACCGGGCGGCGGCGCGGGAGCTGCGGCTGCCGCTGCTCGTGTGCCGCCCGATCACCGAGTGGACGGAGTCTCCGGTCGCCGGGGAGGGCGCGGGGCCGGGCCGGACCGCGTGGCGGCCCGGCTGGCGCCCGGCGCGGCGGCGTCCGCCGTGCCCGCACCCCAACCCCGGGCGGTACCAGCCGGGCGGACGGCTGACGCAGGGCATGCGCGTCGCCTTTTCGGGTGACACGTCGGTCGAGCGCGAGTTGCTGGAGGACCAGGCCGTCGATGCGGGTCTGCACGTGGCGACGAGCGTCTCGCGGCTGACCAGTCTGCTGGTCAGCAACGATCCGGAGGCCGCCACCGCGAAGGTCGCGCGGGCGCGGGCGTACGGCACGCCGATCCTGGACGAGGCGGCGTTCACGCAGCTCCTGCGGGACGTCGCCCCGGCCGCCCCGGGGACCGGGCGCTGA
- the moaA gene encoding GTP 3',8-cyclase MoaA translates to MLLDTYGRTATDLRVSLTDRCNLRCTYCMPEEGLSWLAKPDLLTDDEIVRLVRIAVTRLGVTEVRFTGGEPLLRPGLVGIVERCAALRPRPRLSLTTNGIGLERTATALRAAGLDRVNVSLDTTDPAVFERITRRRRHGDVLRGLAAARAAGLTPVKVNAVLMPGLNDGEAPELLAWAIDHGYELRFIEQMPLDAQHGWQRTEMITAGDILESLRTRFTLTPEEDEERGSAPAERWLVDGGPHRVGVIASVTRPFCRTCDRTRLTADGQVRTCLFAREESDLRGALRSGAEDAEIARRWQVAMWGKKAGSGLDDPSFVQPTRPMSAIGG, encoded by the coding sequence ATGCTGCTTGACACGTATGGGCGGACCGCCACCGACCTGCGGGTCTCGTTGACCGACAGGTGCAACCTCCGCTGCACGTACTGCATGCCGGAGGAGGGGCTGTCCTGGCTGGCCAAGCCCGACCTGCTCACCGACGACGAGATCGTCCGTCTGGTGCGGATCGCCGTCACGCGGCTCGGCGTCACCGAGGTCAGGTTCACCGGCGGCGAGCCGCTGCTGCGCCCCGGGCTGGTCGGCATCGTCGAGCGCTGCGCCGCGCTGCGGCCCCGGCCCCGGCTGTCGCTGACCACCAACGGCATCGGGCTTGAGCGCACGGCCACCGCCCTGCGCGCGGCCGGCCTGGACCGGGTCAATGTGTCACTGGACACCACCGACCCCGCCGTCTTCGAGCGCATCACCCGCCGCAGGCGCCACGGCGACGTGCTGCGCGGCCTGGCCGCCGCCAGGGCCGCCGGGCTCACCCCGGTCAAGGTCAACGCGGTGCTGATGCCCGGGCTCAACGACGGGGAGGCCCCCGAGCTGCTGGCCTGGGCGATCGACCACGGCTACGAGTTGCGGTTCATCGAGCAGATGCCGCTGGACGCCCAGCACGGCTGGCAGCGCACGGAGATGATCACCGCCGGGGACATCCTGGAGTCGCTGCGCACCCGCTTCACCCTCACCCCCGAGGAGGACGAGGAGCGCGGCTCCGCCCCCGCCGAACGCTGGCTGGTCGACGGCGGCCCGCACCGCGTCGGCGTCATCGCCTCCGTCACCCGCCCGTTCTGCCGCACCTGCGACCGCACCCGGCTGACCGCCGACGGGCAGGTGCGCACGTGCCTGTTCGCCCGCGAGGAGTCCGACCTGCGCGGCGCCCTGCGCTCCGGCGCGGAGGACGCGGAGATCGCCCGGCGGTGGCAGGTCGCGATGTGGGGCAAGAAGGCGGGCTCGGGCCTGGACGACCCGTCGTTCGTCCAGCCGACCCGGCCCATGTCAGCGATCGGCGGCTGA
- a CDS encoding DUF3099 domain-containing protein — translation MSLRRKAAADGTVYRITEARQSLDDDVRGRQRRYIISMLIRTVAVLLTVLLWHVSTPLAAVTLVLGAVLPYVAVVIANAGRENVPSLPSTFLPGTAGRSLPPGDSEGETR, via the coding sequence ATGAGCCTGCGACGCAAGGCGGCGGCCGACGGGACGGTGTACCGGATCACCGAGGCCCGGCAGAGCCTGGACGATGATGTGCGCGGGCGGCAGCGCCGTTACATCATCTCGATGCTGATCCGCACCGTGGCGGTGCTCCTCACGGTCCTGCTGTGGCACGTGAGCACGCCGCTCGCCGCCGTGACGCTGGTGCTGGGCGCGGTGCTGCCGTATGTCGCCGTCGTCATCGCCAACGCGGGCCGCGAGAACGTGCCCTCCCTGCCGTCCACCTTCCTCCCCGGAACCGCCGGGCGGTCGCTGCCTCCGGGCGACTCCGAGGGTGAAACCCGATGA
- a CDS encoding threonine ammonia-lyase, which yields MPQTRLDTARIRAARRVIDPIFLDTPLYRCEALDPGLGCAVSIKLETANPVRSFKARGTEVVASSLADDGSRAVVCASAGNLGQALAWSGRGRGLDVTVVASRFAPAAKLDRIRALDARLELVDGDFDMARERAAAVARYDRIRLVEDSLDIETCEGAATIGLELVDTAPSFDAVLIALGGGALATGVGHVVKAWAPEVEVICVQPLGAPAMTHSWRQRRVVTTDSTDTIADGVAGRRPIPAVLDDLLLVADDAVLVQEASIIAGMRMLLDHAGLVVEPSAALGIAAILEDRDRFAGRHVVTIVCGGNVDVDAYHRWVGAAPHHRS from the coding sequence GTGCCACAGACACGCCTCGACACCGCTCGGATCCGGGCGGCTCGCCGGGTAATCGACCCGATTTTTCTCGACACCCCGCTGTACCGCTGCGAGGCGCTGGACCCCGGCCTCGGGTGCGCGGTGAGCATCAAGCTCGAAACGGCGAACCCGGTCCGCAGCTTCAAGGCCCGCGGCACCGAGGTCGTCGCGAGCTCGCTCGCCGACGACGGCTCGCGAGCCGTGGTGTGCGCCAGCGCGGGCAACCTCGGCCAAGCCCTCGCCTGGTCCGGTCGCGGCCGGGGGCTCGACGTCACCGTTGTGGCATCCCGCTTCGCGCCCGCGGCCAAGCTTGATCGCATCCGCGCGTTGGACGCCAGGCTGGAGCTGGTGGACGGCGACTTCGACATGGCTCGCGAGCGGGCGGCGGCCGTCGCGCGGTACGACCGCATCCGGCTGGTCGAAGACAGCCTGGACATCGAGACCTGCGAGGGCGCGGCGACCATCGGGCTGGAGCTGGTCGACACCGCGCCGTCGTTCGACGCCGTCCTGATCGCTCTCGGCGGCGGGGCGCTGGCCACCGGTGTGGGGCATGTGGTGAAGGCATGGGCGCCCGAAGTGGAGGTGATCTGCGTCCAGCCGCTGGGCGCGCCGGCGATGACACACTCGTGGCGCCAACGGCGCGTCGTCACCACCGACTCGACCGACACCATCGCCGACGGCGTCGCCGGCCGGCGCCCCATCCCGGCCGTCCTGGACGACCTCCTCCTGGTCGCTGACGACGCCGTCCTGGTCCAGGAGGCGTCGATCATCGCCGGTATGCGGATGCTCCTCGACCACGCCGGCCTCGTCGTCGAACCATCGGCCGCGCTCGGCATCGCGGCGATCCTCGAAGACCGTGACCGCTTCGCCGGCCGACACGTCGTCACCATCGTGTGCGGCGGCAACGTCGACGTGGACGCCTATCACCGCTGGGTCGGTGCGGCTCCCCACCACAGGTCTTGA
- a CDS encoding metallopeptidase TldD-related protein, whose amino-acid sequence MSVRRSNAPHEIVERALELSRADATVVIAEEDSTANLRWAANALTTNGVTRGRRVTVIAVVGASSGVVSRTAVTVEELEPLVRAAEEAARQSPSAEDARPLIEGVPASPDFTAPPVETSSDVFMDFAPALGETFARARAEGRELFGFASHAVVSTYLGTSSGLRLRYDQPAGSVELNAKSPDRARSSYVTVPTDDFRDVDPAALDADVATRLRWAERRIDLPAGRYQTLLPPTSVADLLIYQHWTADARNAHEGRTVFSKPGGGTRVGERLTALPLTLYSDPAAAGVETAPFTVARSSADFFAPATSVFDNGQPLARADWIEDGVLRRLPTTRHTAELTGLPGAPLADNLVLEGGGPGSLAEMVAATERGLLITSLWYIREVDPKTLLVTGLTRDGVYLVENGEVTGVVNNFRFNESPVDILGRATEAGRTERCRSREWGDFFSRTAMPALRVPEFNMSSVSPGV is encoded by the coding sequence ATGAGCGTCAGGAGAAGCAACGCGCCACACGAGATCGTCGAGCGGGCCCTGGAGCTCTCGCGGGCGGACGCGACGGTGGTGATCGCGGAGGAGGACTCCACCGCCAACCTGCGCTGGGCGGCCAACGCCCTGACCACGAACGGCGTCACGCGCGGGCGCCGGGTCACCGTCATCGCCGTGGTCGGCGCCTCGTCCGGTGTGGTGTCCCGGACGGCGGTGACGGTGGAGGAGCTGGAGCCGCTGGTGCGGGCCGCCGAGGAGGCGGCGCGGCAGTCGCCGTCCGCCGAGGACGCCCGACCGCTGATCGAGGGCGTGCCCGCGTCGCCGGACTTCACCGCCCCACCGGTCGAGACCTCGTCCGACGTCTTCATGGACTTCGCCCCGGCGCTGGGCGAGACGTTCGCGCGGGCGCGGGCGGAGGGCCGCGAGCTGTTCGGCTTCGCCAGCCACGCGGTCGTCTCGACGTATCTGGGCACGTCGAGCGGCCTGCGCCTGCGGTACGACCAGCCCGCGGGCAGCGTCGAGCTGAACGCCAAGTCCCCGGACCGGGCGCGTTCTTCGTATGTGACCGTGCCGACGGACGACTTCCGGGACGTGGACCCGGCGGCGTTGGACGCCGATGTGGCGACGCGGTTGCGGTGGGCGGAGCGCCGGATCGATCTCCCGGCGGGCCGCTACCAGACGCTGCTGCCACCGACATCGGTGGCCGACCTGCTGATCTACCAGCACTGGACGGCCGACGCCCGCAACGCGCACGAGGGCCGCACGGTGTTCAGCAAGCCGGGCGGCGGCACCCGGGTGGGCGAACGCCTGACGGCGCTGCCGCTGACGCTCTACAGCGACCCGGCGGCGGCGGGCGTGGAGACGGCTCCCTTCACGGTGGCGCGTTCCTCGGCCGACTTCTTCGCGCCGGCGACCTCGGTGTTCGACAACGGCCAACCGCTGGCGCGCGCCGACTGGATCGAGGACGGCGTGCTGCGCCGCCTCCCGACGACGCGCCACACGGCCGAACTGACCGGCCTGCCCGGCGCTCCGCTGGCCGACAACCTGGTGCTGGAGGGCGGCGGCCCCGGCTCGCTGGCGGAGATGGTCGCGGCGACGGAACGCGGGCTGCTGATCACGTCGCTCTGGTACATCCGGGAGGTCGACCCGAAGACGCTGCTGGTGACCGGGCTGACCCGGGACGGCGTCTACCTGGTGGAGAACGGTGAGGTGACGGGCGTGGTGAACAACTTCCGCTTCAACGAGTCCCCGGTCGACATCCTCGGCCGCGCGACGGAGGCCGGCCGGACGGAACGCTGCCGCTCCCGCGAATGGGGCGACTTCTTCTCCCGCACGGCGATGCCGGCGCTGCGCGTGCCCGAGTTCAACATGAGCTCGGTGAGTCCGGGCGTGTGA